From the genome of Populus trichocarpa isolate Nisqually-1 chromosome 15, P.trichocarpa_v4.1, whole genome shotgun sequence, one region includes:
- the LOC18105520 gene encoding uncharacterized protein LOC18105520 — translation MPRTTPGAQKSLQNCWQRKEAVERCDLALAKWMFDACVPFNAVNSVYYQHAIDAVTAMGPGYKGPNLHAIRGYYLAKAVDEVKIYVESYREIWKKTDVSKTARLLYQLFREVVLYVGVENIVHMVTDNAANYVAAGRLLMEEFPSILWSPCAAHCMNLILQDIGKLQSVCCVVEHASSITKYIYNHCYPLYLMRKFTGGKEILRPAPTRFATNFIALQSILAHKDELRAMVTSREWVSSTYAKDIKGKKFVDSVLDSLFWEECVIIVRMSESLVRVLRLVDGDDRPSMGYLYDAIHHAKEEMMRRFQKRKPRVKPFIDIINYRWDGQFYRNLFAAAFWLNPRFQYDANIMDKHISTISGLLDVLEKYAHGNLPLQSKIASEMKFFRNAEHDFGRASAINNRTLMPPDEWWMTYGTNAPNLQQLAIRVLSQTCSSSGFEDDPSILTTEEVESFHQALSTMTIQDTLDDDDCDDEVSKEHADDLLGVDKIGLFPSTFDPNFAAIDTEELNVFIQQK, via the exons ATGCCGAGAACAACTCCTGGTGCTCAAAAGTCTCTTCAGAATTGTTGGCAAAGGAAAGAAGCAGTTGAACGGTGTGATCTTGCTTTAGCGAAGTGGATGTTTGATGCATGTGTGCCATTTAATGCTGTTAACTCTGTGTATTATCAGCATGCCATAGATGCTGTAACAGCCATGGGTCCTGGTTATAAAGGACCAAACTTGCATGCTATCCGTGGTTATTACTTGGCAAAAGCGGTTGATGAAGTGAAGATTTATGTTGAGAGTTATCGAGAGATTTGGAAGAAGACTG ATGTCTCAAAGACTGCTAGATTGTTGTATCAGTTGTTTAGAGAGGTTGTTTTATATGTTGGGGTAGAAAACATTGTGCATATGGTGACTgataatgctgcaaattatGTTGCTGCTGGCAGGTTATTGATGGAagaatttccttcaatattgtGGTCTCCTTGTGCTGCTCATTGCATGAACCTCATACTCCAGGACATTGGTAAATTGCAGTCAGTTTGTTGTGTTGTTGAGCATGCTTCTAGTATCACAAAGTACATTTATAATCATTGTTATCCATTGTATTTGATGAGGAAGTTCACTGGAGGAAAAGAAATACTTCGTCCAGCTCCTACTCGTTTTGCCACCAATTTCATTGCATTGCAAAGCATTTTAGCTCATAAAGATGAGTTGAGAGCTATGGTGACATCTAGGGAATGGGTCTCATCTACTTATGCTAAAGatatcaaaggaaaaaagtttGTTGACAGTGTGCTAGACTCTTTGTTTTGGGAAGAATGTGTAATAATTGTGCGAATGAGTGAATCTTTAGTTCGAGTTCTACGATtggttgatggtgatgatagaCCTTCGATGGGATATTTGTATGATGCTATTCatcatgcaaaagaagaaatgatgagGAGATTTCAAAAGAGAAAGCCTAGAGTGAAACCTTTCATAGACATTATCAATTATCGGTGGGATGGACAATTTTATAGAAATCTTTTTGCAGCGGCATTTTGGTTGAATCCTCGATTTCAATATGATGCAAATATAATGGATAAACATATAAGCACCATTTCTGGACTTCTAGATGTTCTTGAGAAGTATGCACATGGAAATCTACCATTGCAAAGTAAGATTGCAAGTGAGATGAAGTTTTTTAGGAATGCTGAACATGACTTTGGCCGAGCGTCTGCAATAAATAATCGCACCCTTATGCCTCcag atgaatggTGGATGACATATGGAACCAACGCTCCAAATCTACAACAATTGGCTATACGAGTGTTAAGTCAAACTTGTAGTTCTTCGGGAT TCGAAGATGACCCATCAATCTTGACAACGGAAGAAGTAGAGAGTTTTCACCAAGCTCTATCAACTATGACCATACAAGATACTTTAGATGATG atgatTGTGATGATGAAGTTTCAAAGGAGCATGCTGATGATTTATTAGGTGTTGACAAGATTGGCTTATTTCCATCGACATTTGATCCAAATTTTGCTGCCATAGACACAGAAGAACTTAATGTGTTCATTCAAcaaaagtga